A DNA window from Micromonospora inyonensis contains the following coding sequences:
- a CDS encoding DUF6069 family protein — protein sequence MGVSVPQSPPPSPFASSLVTRPVWLVGILAALAGAVTAEAFTLVARAAGVPMAAAGVWEEKAQKIAVGAVAQSVVLWSIGGIVLAVVLARWARGPARTFVVAAVAFTVLSLAGPGLAQDTALSTQVVLAATHVVAATVIISILARRLSARDADR from the coding sequence GTGGGTGTTTCCGTTCCCCAGTCCCCGCCCCCGTCCCCGTTCGCCTCGTCTCTGGTCACGCGCCCCGTATGGCTGGTCGGCATCCTGGCCGCCCTGGCCGGTGCCGTCACCGCGGAGGCGTTCACGCTCGTCGCCCGGGCTGCCGGCGTTCCGATGGCGGCAGCCGGCGTCTGGGAGGAGAAGGCCCAGAAGATCGCGGTGGGCGCGGTCGCCCAGAGTGTCGTGCTCTGGTCGATCGGCGGCATCGTCCTCGCGGTGGTCCTGGCCCGATGGGCCAGGGGGCCCGCGCGCACCTTCGTGGTGGCCGCCGTCGCGTTCACCGTCCTCTCCCTCGCCGGCCCCGGCCTCGCCCAGGACACCGCCCTGTCCACCCAGGTCGTCCTGGCCGCGACGCACGTGGTGGCCGCCACGGTGATCATCTCCATCCTGGCGAGGCGACTCTCCGCCCGTGACGCGGACCGTTGA
- a CDS encoding multicopper oxidase family protein, translating to MTTVQWILLDHAVALLGVALWFATGVTAVLQRHRLAFGLLVGAVLVTLTRPATVVTLAGRGWWFAQEKVLLGLPLLGAAALAAVVVAGPRLFAARRTPGAGLPVGGVVALFTAAYAALAGLVVTFLAGYPLTWSTALIAVSLVCAGALLTAQVLGRQAGEHTDAESPVSLRTTAPRDSSALSRRGFIGLAAGAVAAGAGITGVGLLFRSPEAVVTGGGPRRASGSRPPVSVADLRGPSAPAPGGTSHRHTLTARTATVRLASGGDVDAWTYDGQLPGPAITATQGDLIEVTLRNSDVEDGVTLHWHGYDVPCGEDGAPGATQDAVAPGGEFVYRFRADQVGTYWYHTHQASHPAVRRGLYGTLVVKPRAGGPAEELDLTLPVHTFDDTVVIGNREGRTEHTVRPGAPVRLRLVNTDSEPHWFALAGAPFRVVAVDGRDLHQPGEVREVGLRLPAGGRYDVVLAMPGTPVALVLDHDHGSGVVLRPTGRTGNDPALPDTSGWPELDLLRYGEPAIVPFDADNADRHFTIVLDRALAMVDGRPAYAQTVDGRGHPSIPDQLVAEGDLVRYTVVNRSLETHPWHLHGHPVLILSRDGTRSSGSPLWVDTFDVRPGEVWEVAFRATNPGIWMNHCHNLRHQDQGMMLQLVYDGVSTPYEDASHGHS from the coding sequence ATGACCACGGTCCAATGGATCCTGCTGGACCATGCCGTAGCACTGCTGGGTGTCGCGCTCTGGTTCGCGACCGGTGTCACGGCAGTCCTCCAGCGCCATCGGCTCGCCTTCGGCCTCCTCGTCGGAGCCGTCCTGGTGACGCTCACCCGACCGGCCACCGTCGTGACGTTGGCCGGTCGGGGTTGGTGGTTCGCACAGGAGAAGGTCCTGCTGGGGCTTCCGCTGCTCGGGGCCGCGGCACTGGCCGCCGTGGTCGTCGCCGGGCCCCGGCTGTTCGCCGCGCGGCGGACGCCCGGTGCGGGCCTGCCGGTCGGCGGCGTCGTCGCGCTGTTCACCGCCGCGTACGCCGCACTGGCCGGCCTGGTGGTGACGTTCCTCGCCGGATACCCGCTGACCTGGAGCACCGCGCTGATCGCGGTCTCCCTCGTCTGTGCCGGCGCTCTCCTGACCGCGCAGGTGCTCGGCAGGCAGGCCGGCGAGCACACCGATGCCGAATCCCCGGTCAGCCTGCGTACGACGGCGCCACGGGACAGCTCGGCACTCTCCCGCCGTGGGTTCATCGGCCTGGCCGCCGGAGCGGTCGCGGCGGGAGCGGGGATCACCGGTGTCGGCCTGCTGTTCCGGAGTCCCGAGGCGGTGGTCACCGGTGGCGGGCCGCGACGCGCCTCCGGGTCCCGGCCACCGGTCTCGGTGGCGGACCTGCGGGGTCCCAGCGCACCGGCCCCGGGCGGCACCAGTCACCGGCACACCCTCACCGCCAGGACCGCCACCGTACGCCTCGCATCCGGAGGTGACGTCGACGCGTGGACCTACGACGGCCAACTGCCCGGCCCGGCGATCACCGCGACGCAGGGTGATCTGATCGAGGTGACGCTGCGCAACTCCGACGTCGAGGACGGCGTCACCCTGCACTGGCACGGATACGACGTGCCGTGTGGTGAGGACGGTGCGCCGGGAGCCACGCAGGACGCGGTGGCGCCGGGCGGTGAGTTCGTCTACCGGTTCCGCGCCGACCAGGTGGGAACGTACTGGTACCACACGCACCAGGCATCGCACCCCGCCGTGCGCAGAGGGTTGTACGGGACGCTCGTCGTGAAACCGCGAGCGGGAGGGCCGGCCGAGGAGTTGGACCTGACGCTGCCCGTGCACACCTTCGACGACACCGTCGTGATCGGGAACCGGGAGGGGCGCACCGAACACACGGTCCGCCCCGGCGCGCCCGTACGACTGCGACTGGTCAACACCGACTCGGAGCCGCACTGGTTCGCGCTGGCCGGCGCGCCGTTCCGGGTGGTGGCCGTCGACGGCCGCGACCTCCACCAGCCGGGCGAGGTGCGTGAGGTCGGGCTTCGCCTACCCGCGGGTGGACGGTACGACGTGGTCCTGGCGATGCCGGGCACACCGGTGGCCCTCGTGCTCGACCACGACCACGGCAGCGGCGTAGTGCTCCGCCCGACCGGCCGCACCGGGAACGATCCGGCCCTGCCGGACACCTCCGGCTGGCCGGAACTCGATCTGCTGCGCTACGGCGAGCCCGCGATCGTGCCGTTCGACGCCGACAACGCCGACCGGCACTTCACGATCGTCCTGGACCGGGCCCTGGCCATGGTCGACGGTCGCCCGGCCTACGCCCAGACCGTCGACGGCCGCGGGCACCCGTCGATCCCCGACCAGCTCGTTGCCGAGGGGGACCTCGTCCGTTACACCGTGGTGAACCGGAGCCTCGAGACACACCCCTGGCACCTGCACGGCCACCCCGTGCTGATCCTCTCCCGGGACGGGACGCGCTCCTCCGGCAGCCCGCTGTGGGTGGACACCTTCGACGTGCGGCCGGGCGAGGTCTGGGAGGTGGCGTTCCGGGCCACCAACCCCGGCATCTGGATGAACCACTGCCACAACCTGCGGCACCAGGACCAGGGCATGATGCTGCAACTCGTCTACGACGGCGTCAGCACACCCTACGAGGACGCGAGCCACGGCCACTCCTGA
- a CDS encoding DUF6220 domain-containing protein: MRKAFAGLAALLLVVIVVQFFLAASGAFDSAPLDEAFRPHRALGFGTVLLAVVLTVVAALAKMPGRIIGLSGLVAGLGILQPVIAVIARAFGDSGDTTAAGQLVFGLHAVNGLAMAIVVHSIFRQSRELAATPPTTRAGVGSPAAGSAAGPARSAS; this comes from the coding sequence TTGTTGCTGGTCGTCATCGTCGTGCAGTTCTTCCTGGCCGCCAGTGGCGCGTTCGATTCCGCGCCCCTCGACGAGGCGTTCCGGCCCCACCGTGCACTGGGGTTCGGGACGGTCCTGCTCGCCGTGGTGTTGACGGTGGTGGCCGCGCTGGCAAAGATGCCCGGTCGGATCATCGGCCTGTCCGGCCTGGTCGCCGGACTCGGCATCCTCCAGCCCGTGATCGCGGTCATCGCCAGGGCCTTCGGTGACTCGGGGGACACCACGGCCGCCGGACAGCTCGTGTTCGGCCTGCACGCGGTGAACGGGCTGGCCATGGCGATCGTGGTCCACAGCATCTTCCGGCAGTCGCGTGAGCTGGCGGCCACGCCGCCCACCACGCGGGCCGGCGTGGGCTCCCCGGCTGCCGGGTCGGCAGCCGGCCCGGCGCGATCGGCGTCATGA
- a CDS encoding VOC family protein, whose translation MTGTERDLASVRYIVDDVRAAIEFYTTHLGFTVLNAYPPAFADVARGPLRLLLSGPPSSGARATPADVAGCGRNRIHLVVDDIDAEKERLERAGVVFRSDIVSGPGGRQILLADPAGNLVELFTPAVPA comes from the coding sequence ATGACCGGAACCGAGCGCGACCTGGCGAGTGTCCGCTACATCGTCGACGACGTGCGCGCGGCGATCGAGTTCTACACCACCCACCTCGGCTTCACCGTGCTGAACGCCTACCCGCCGGCCTTCGCCGACGTCGCGCGTGGGCCGTTGCGGCTGCTCCTGTCCGGGCCGCCCAGCTCGGGAGCCCGGGCCACGCCGGCGGACGTGGCGGGATGCGGGCGGAACCGCATCCACCTCGTCGTCGACGACATCGACGCCGAGAAGGAACGGCTGGAGCGGGCCGGGGTGGTCTTCCGTAGCGACATCGTCTCGGGCCCCGGCGGACGTCAGATCCTGCTCGCCGACCCCGCCGGCAACCTCGTCGAGCTGTTCACTCCGGCGGTCCCCGCCTGA